From the Lepus europaeus isolate LE1 chromosome 12, mLepTim1.pri, whole genome shotgun sequence genome, one window contains:
- the LOC133771087 gene encoding LOW QUALITY PROTEIN: spermatogenesis-associated protein 31D4-like (The sequence of the model RefSeq protein was modified relative to this genomic sequence to represent the inferred CDS: inserted 3 bases in 3 codons; substituted 3 bases at 3 genomic stop codons), protein MEYVLSFLKSHFELWLSFSSIFIDSNLNTLXISGLGLIFLYLSYLVLKLLFTTIWKNKTIAKVRDYGDRVEPRGGGKVGHLQRDSSMILMLLLSLHMFYSPDFPGSRINQKEAEDGWKFLSALKRPQSQHQDITSFRHLLCPDPHCTVCNRVAAKVSXLLPLGYLLDDTSSVHYVASSASVIKTSFTVTSGHSKTCPRGQKSASLRVPSPPPPSTVSLNHGASLPGLLSPEPPADSVPPEPIPPLASKLPVDPFPPQPIAICPPMPHHTQRSVHDLHPEIAFSVMNSPDVLSIDIPRVSEIDHSMPESSWQQAQVKDGKDLSSSNLEQNSIKHELLDGQSSDTSCTECASNHVEPTNFLLLSHDDLALLEKQVXRGDFLIWTEKENKTTYQSNHQLYLSESKLESNADRHDSAVSLYFGNSKGKPEELQMNQQPPFPRSSENQLTEKTFPILLGLPYLHSESLCSIIHHSDDCPSTWVIFNGISKASTSQGSLGLSNFQPLILPEIQSQSSTKTVSQSQSQHATQXQPQSNLQSPIPMLPTSPHFQFRICGVCFHRPHHEAQCLMQSELQLEYNVLXKEQERLWGLPSMVQTSREYLCPPPPNFSLVSQSSKIHVPISIIPGDYPLSSELRKKFEYHLRKRLIQHQWGLPRRVHESLTLVNPERDVPEIYAPKSFQRFKCISLLKEQSSNNLRNSESSRLPISHETSSEESQSDNDEKGHQRHSPKNGPTDHLLSDPEGYSDNSLGSDSEKDQGSHTVSLYGNDSRASGRSINHQXLENALKEHLNKKIREINEGRLAETVHSSWHALKETVSFAEKSHSQKQIDGALSMRNISLNTSQEIYFLASDKQKMLEDHISSFCMKMRCDLPTRVLESIQIFSKRKGIIFFLRPFLLFLPR, encoded by the exons ATGGAGTACGTCCTCTCATTTCTGAAAAGCCATTTTGAGCTGTGGCTGAGCTTCAGCTCTATTTTTATTGATAGCAACCTCAATACAC TTATTAGTGGGTTGGGGTTGATCTTTTTGTACCTGAGCTACCTGGTATTAAAGCTACTTTTCACAACCATCTGGAAAAACAAGACCATTGCAAAGGTAAGGGACTATGG TGACAGGGTAGAGCCAAGAGGCGGCGGAAAGGTGGGACATTTACAG AGAGACTCCTCTATGATTCTTATGCTTCTACTTTCATTACATATGTTCTACTCTCCTGATTTCCCAGGTTCAAGGATTAaccagaaagaagcagaggacgGATGGAAGTTTCTTTCTGCTTTGAAAAG ACCCCAGAGCCAACATCAAGATATCACCAGCTTCCGTCACCTGCTGTGTCCAGACCCTCACTGTACGGTGTGTAACAGAGTGGCTGCCAAAGTCAGTTGACTGCTGCCGCTGGGGTACCTGCTGGATGATACTTCCTCTGTGCATTATGTGGCTTCCTCAGCTTCTGTGATTAAGACCTCATTCACTGTGACATCTGGCCACTCAAAAACTTGTCCAAGAGGCCAAAAATCAGCCTCTTTGCGTGTGCCATCTCCACCTCCCCCTTCTACTGTCTCACTTAACCATGGTGCTTCTTTACCTGGTTTGCTGTCCCCCGAACCACCAGCTGACTCAGTACCACCAGAGCCTATTCCTCCCTTGGCTTCAAAACTCCCAGTGGACCCTTTCCCACCGCAACCTATTGCTATTTGCCCTCCCATGCCACATCATACTCAGAGATCAGTTCATGATCTCCATCCAGAGATTGCTTTCTCTGTAATGAATAGCCCTGATGTGTTGTCAATAGATATTCCAAGAGTCAGTGAAATTGACCATTCAATGCCAGAATCATCCTGGCAGCAGGCCCAGGTCAAGGATGGCAAAGACTTGTCCTCTTCCAACTTAGAACAAAATAGTATCAAACATGAGCTTCTTGATGGCCAATCTTCTGATACTTCTTGTACAGAATGTGCATCCAACCATGTAGAACCCACAAACTTCTTGTTACTCAGCCATGATGATCTGGCACTCTTAGAGAAACAAG AGAGGGGTGATTTCCTGATCtggacagaaaaggaaaataaaacaactta TCAGTCCAACCACCAACTGTATTTATCAGAGTCAAAGTTAGAGTCAAATGCTGATAGACATGACTCAGCAGTCTCCCTTTATTTTGGAAACAGCAAAGGCAAACCAGAGGAGCTGCAAATGAATCAGCAGCCTCCATTTCCTAGGTCCTCTGAGAATCAATTAACAGAAAAAACGTTTCCAATActtttgggtcttccatattTGCACAGTGAGTCCTTGTGCTCAATTATCCATCATTCAGATGACTGTCCCtcaacttgggtcatctttaatGGCATCTCCAAAGCTTCTACATCTCAAGGATCTTTAGGACTTTCTAATTTTCAGCCTCTGATCTTGCCTGAGATCCAATCTCAATCCTCAACTAAAACTGTCTCCCAATCGCAGTCACAACATGCTACTC GCCAGCCTCAGTCCAACCTTCAATCTCCAATCCCAATGCTACCAACATCTCCCCATTTCCAGTTTAGGATCTGTGGAGTGTGCTTCCATAGACCCCATCATGAGGCACAGTGTCTCATGCAATCTGAACTTCAGCTAGAATACAATGTGCTATAGAAAGAACAGGAACGTTTGTGGGGTCTACCCTCTATGGTCCAAACATCTCGGGAATACCTTTGTCCTCCACCTCCCAACTTTTCATTGGTGAGCCAGTCCTCCAAAATCCATGTTCCAATCTCCATCATTCCTGGAGATTACCCTCTGAGCAGTGAGCTTCGTAAGAAATTTGAATACCACCTTAGAAAGAGACTCATTCAACACCAATGGGGCCTACCCCGCAGGGTCCATGAGTCTCTGACACTGGTGAATCCTGAGAGAGATGTTCCTGAAATATATGCACCAAAGAGTTTTCAGAGATTTAAATGTATATCTTTGTTGAAGGAACAGAGTAGCAACAATTTAAGGAATTCTGAATCGAGCCGACTTCCAATCTCCCATGAGACAAGCTCAGAAGAGTCTCAGTCAGATAACGATGAGAAGGGCCACCAGAGACACAGCCCAAAGAATGGCCCAACTGATCACCTATTGAGTGACCCAGAAGGATACTCAGATAACAGTTTAGGGTCTGACTCTGAGAAAGATCAAGGAAGTCATACAGTGAGTCTGTATGGAAATGATTCAAGGGCCTCAGGGAGAAGTATAAATCATCAATAACTAGAAAATGCACTCAAAGAACATTTGAATAAGAAAATCAGGGAAATAAATGAGGGTAGACTTGCTGAGACTGTTCATAGTTCATGGCATGCCCTCAAGGAGACAGTGTCTTTCGCTGAGAAATCTCACAGTCAAAAACAGATAGATGGGGCATTATCTATGAGAAACATTAGCTTGAACACTTCCCAGGAGATTTATTTCTTGGCTTCTGACAAACAAAAGATGCTGGAAGACCATATAAGTAGTTTTTGCATGAAGATGAGGTGTGACCTTCCCACCAGGGTCCTTGAATCCATACAGATCTTCAGCAAGAGAAAGGGAATCATCTTCTTCCTTAGGCCATTCCTATTGTTCCTTCCAAGATAG
- the LOC133772060 gene encoding spermatogenesis-associated protein 31D1-like — protein sequence ETQHLNLDHLLPAASLVGKGGQGDLRPLSPQEKQELAGVQIQDGRQTCPCITDKEIKKQTGPDSGHSPVLVSTSHDGTGPEPKKRVSSSNKEERLQAPKVKTSEYFPRFNKSRDLFKAKELLALQLKSANALTTNTSVDSAVVAVKTKNEETTLVTEIPSPTSVSQDPKLSEFKNNLIKELKLKLENRNHSSVQEQSIHMAVASDNLISKTLKTRAQGVSNGKMAASQVMYVHMDNTPVIKQQHQEPQSLNTSCKKARIRTPYQVPRD from the coding sequence GAAACTCAGCACCTCAATCTGGATCATCTCCTTCCTGCTGCATCACTTGTAGGGAAGGGAGGACAGGGGGACCTGAGACCACTGTCCCCACAGGAAAAACAGGAGCTTGCAGGTGTTCAGATTCAGGATGGCAGACAGACTTGTCCGTGCATCAcagacaaagaaattaagaaacagaCTGGACCAGACAGTGGACACAGCCCGGTGCTGGTATCCACGAGTCATGATGGGACTGGACCTGAGCCAAAGAAGAGAGTCAGTTCCAGCAACAAAGAAGAAAGGCTTCAGGCTCCCAAAGTAAAGACTTCAGAATACTTTCCAAGGTTTAACAAGTCTAGAGACCTATTTAAGGCAAAGGAGCTCCTTGCTCTTCAATTAAAATCTGCCAATGCCTTGACAACCAACACGTCAGTTGACTCTGCAGTGGTAGCTGTgaaaacaaagaatgaagaaaCTACCCTGGTTACTGAAATTCCCTCACCAACATCAGTTTCCCAGGATCCTAAActatcagaatttaaaaacaacttGATTAAAGAATTAAAGTTGAAATTGGAGAATAGGAATCATAGCTCTGTTCAAGAGCAGTCTATTCATATGGCTGTTGCCTCAGATAACTTGATTTCCAAAACCTTGAAGACTCGTGCCCAGGGTGTCTCCAATGGGAAGATGGCAGCTTCTCAggttatgtatgtacatatggaCAACACACCAGTCATAAAGCAACAGCATCAGGAACCCCAGTCCCTAAACACATCTTGCAAAAAAGCTAGGATAAGAACGCCCTACCAGGTTCCAAGAGACTGA